A window from Hymenobacter volaticus encodes these proteins:
- a CDS encoding M16 family metallopeptidase, with protein MCIFRLVLQSNWSAALLLLGLHACSPKATTSITTPAATTPPTATTAPAQPAVAAFQIPVEYYTLPNGLRVVLSPDHTAPTATVAAYYNIGFRNEPRDRTGFAHLFEHLMFQGSQNLGKMEFIQLVQKNGGILNGSTRFDFTNYYEVVPSHKLETLLWAEADRMRGLAITQANLTNQQGVVKNEVRVNVLNAPYGGFPWLDMPQKANKNWNNAHNFYGDLKDLDAATLEDAQSFFKTYYAPNNAVLAVVGDFEPADAKALVAKYFTEIPSAPQPPKPDLTEPRQEQEQRFTKDDKLATKPALAFAYHMPERNTPEYYALILLDQILLQGKDSRLYQAMVQKRGYSDNVNGGINYLGNAFNYAGPMLWMGDLTYDQNVKSDSVVSVLDQEISRLSKGGINQATLDLAMVKLRSSLYDQLSGSDNFGRADMLAAFALFDNNPARINTLEAEFRKVTPELMQKTIQEYLRPTNRTLLIVNPLAKS; from the coding sequence CAAAGCTACTACCAGTATCACAACCCCGGCCGCTACTACGCCGCCTACTGCCACCACCGCGCCAGCGCAGCCCGCCGTAGCGGCCTTCCAAATACCGGTGGAGTACTACACGTTGCCCAACGGGTTGAGAGTGGTGCTTTCGCCCGACCATACGGCCCCTACCGCCACCGTGGCGGCCTACTACAATATTGGTTTTCGCAACGAGCCCCGCGACCGAACTGGATTTGCGCATCTGTTTGAACACCTGATGTTTCAGGGTTCGCAGAACCTTGGTAAGATGGAGTTCATCCAACTCGTACAGAAGAATGGAGGGATTCTCAACGGCTCCACGCGCTTCGACTTCACCAACTACTATGAGGTGGTGCCGTCGCACAAGCTCGAAACCTTACTGTGGGCCGAAGCCGACCGAATGCGTGGCCTTGCCATCACGCAAGCCAACCTCACCAACCAGCAAGGCGTGGTGAAAAACGAGGTGCGTGTGAACGTGCTGAATGCGCCCTACGGTGGTTTCCCGTGGCTCGATATGCCGCAGAAAGCCAACAAAAACTGGAACAACGCCCACAACTTCTACGGCGACCTGAAAGACCTTGATGCGGCCACGCTCGAAGACGCCCAATCGTTCTTTAAAACCTACTACGCCCCCAACAACGCTGTGCTGGCCGTAGTCGGTGACTTCGAGCCCGCCGATGCCAAAGCTCTGGTAGCTAAATATTTCACTGAAATACCAAGCGCCCCGCAGCCGCCCAAGCCCGACCTTACGGAGCCGCGCCAGGAACAGGAACAGCGCTTCACCAAAGACGACAAGCTGGCTACCAAACCAGCTTTGGCCTTTGCCTACCACATGCCCGAGCGCAACACGCCCGAATACTACGCCCTCATCCTGCTCGACCAAATCTTGCTCCAGGGCAAAGACAGCCGCCTCTACCAAGCCATGGTGCAGAAGCGCGGCTACTCCGACAACGTGAACGGCGGCATCAACTACCTCGGCAACGCCTTCAACTACGCCGGCCCCATGCTTTGGATGGGCGACCTAACCTACGATCAAAACGTAAAGTCTGACTCCGTGGTGAGTGTCCTCGACCAGGAAATCAGCCGCCTCAGTAAGGGCGGCATCAACCAAGCAACTCTAGATCTGGCTATGGTGAAGCTGCGCTCCAGCCTCTACGACCAGCTCAGCGGCTCCGACAACTTCGGCCGCGCCGACATGCTAGCTGCCTTCGCCCTCTTCGACAACAACCCAGCCCGCATCAACACCCTGGAAGCCGAATTCCGAAAAGTAACGCCGGAGCTAATGCAGAAAACAATTCAGGAATATTTGCGCCCCACAAACCGTACTTTGCTTATCGTCAATCCGTTGGCGAAAAGCTAA
- a CDS encoding M16 family metallopeptidase — translation MKPLYFTLLCAALAVAVAPAASAQTKPAKPAAKPAAAKPEAPATPKQAPPVGGTPRDFALPAKEEFVLPNGLKAKLVPFGQVPKVTMMVAIQAGNVHEAANEVGIADLLARLLAEGTSTLNATQIAEKIAAMGGSLDISAGADQTYVQASCLSEYAPELAALLAEVVTHPAMPASELPRIKTDFKRQMNLARAQPSMQARQKFTAALYGSHPYGRPLPTDASIDALTMEQVKAFYQTQYGAKRTSVYVAGKFDASALREAITKAWSAWTPGPEPRIEVAKAQIRPDITTLDRPSAPQSTIVIGMPVVDPSHPDYLRLRVTNSLLGGSFGSRITRNIREDKGYTYSPRSVIETHYRAGSWSEIADVTTQETGNSLKEIVYEVERLQKEAPSAEELKGIQNYESGLFVLRNSTPAGIINQLNTLDLHGLPDSYLTEQVKNINAVTPQQVSETARKYVRPEAMTVVVVGDKKIIDPQIKKFQASRKKAL, via the coding sequence ATGAAACCGCTATACTTCACGCTGCTGTGCGCCGCCTTGGCTGTTGCTGTGGCGCCGGCTGCCTCGGCCCAGACCAAACCAGCCAAACCAGCCGCCAAGCCCGCGGCTGCCAAGCCAGAAGCCCCCGCCACGCCCAAGCAGGCTCCGCCCGTTGGGGGTACGCCCCGCGACTTCGCGCTACCTGCTAAAGAAGAGTTTGTGCTGCCAAATGGCTTGAAAGCTAAGCTGGTTCCTTTCGGTCAAGTGCCCAAAGTAACCATGATGGTAGCCATTCAGGCTGGCAACGTGCACGAAGCCGCCAACGAAGTAGGCATTGCCGACCTGCTGGCGCGGCTGCTAGCCGAGGGCACTTCTACGCTCAACGCCACCCAAATAGCCGAGAAAATAGCGGCTATGGGCGGCTCGCTGGATATATCGGCGGGTGCCGACCAGACCTATGTTCAGGCGTCTTGTTTGTCGGAGTATGCGCCGGAGCTAGCGGCTTTACTGGCTGAAGTGGTGACGCATCCGGCAATGCCTGCTAGTGAGTTGCCGCGTATCAAAACCGACTTTAAGCGGCAAATGAATCTGGCCCGCGCCCAACCCAGCATGCAGGCCCGGCAGAAATTCACAGCGGCGCTCTACGGCAGCCACCCCTATGGCCGCCCGCTGCCCACCGATGCCTCCATCGACGCCTTGACCATGGAGCAAGTGAAAGCCTTCTACCAAACTCAGTACGGCGCCAAGCGCACCAGCGTGTACGTAGCCGGCAAGTTCGACGCATCGGCCCTCCGCGAGGCCATCACCAAAGCCTGGAGCGCATGGACGCCCGGTCCGGAACCGCGCATCGAGGTAGCCAAAGCCCAAATCCGCCCCGACATAACCACCCTCGACCGGCCCAGTGCTCCGCAATCTACCATCGTTATTGGCATGCCCGTTGTGGACCCGAGCCACCCCGATTACCTGCGCCTGCGTGTAACCAATTCGCTGTTAGGCGGCTCGTTTGGCTCGCGCATCACGCGCAATATCCGGGAGGATAAGGGCTACACCTACTCGCCCCGTAGCGTCATTGAAACGCACTACCGCGCTGGCAGCTGGAGCGAAATTGCCGACGTAACCACCCAAGAAACGGGCAACTCGCTTAAAGAAATTGTATACGAAGTCGAGCGGCTGCAAAAGGAAGCGCCTTCGGCCGAGGAACTGAAAGGTATTCAGAACTACGAGTCGGGGTTGTTTGTGCTGCGCAATTCCACGCCAGCGGGTATCATCAACCAACTCAACACCCTCGACCTGCACGGCCTGCCCGACAGCTACCTCACCGAGCAAGTCAAGAACATCAACGCCGTGACGCCGCAGCAAGTCAGCGAAACCGCCCGCAAATACGTCCGTCCCGAAGCCATGACTGTGGTGGTAGTCGGCGACAAGAAAATCATCGACCCCCAAATCAAGAAATTCCAGGCTTCTCGCAAGAAGGCTCTGTAG